In the Oncorhynchus gorbuscha isolate QuinsamMale2020 ecotype Even-year unplaced genomic scaffold, OgorEven_v1.0 Un_scaffold_6240, whole genome shotgun sequence genome, one interval contains:
- the LOC124029413 gene encoding thyroglobulin-like, translating into MFQNLSCSLKVNGADRQNVTVIRKKGHEFTTKAQKTFERLSFRKASSGVYRTVVFAAEGTTLTDVHRFCQDECTQNTCCDGFILNQNVLSGGTIMCGLLSYPDMLLCSEADWDVSGLAKANRICGAGVTYNKLQKQFIFNFGGQDFNITDTALPTSSKNKTDYQATIIGFQGIYLWKESDMTTRPKTSPACSSVLPQQAPRVVLSDAVKETFVTLDSSAVVVDSEQGHPQPALLDL; encoded by the exons ATGTTCCAGAACCTGAGCTGTTCTCTGAAGGTGAACGGGGCTGACAGACAGAACGTCACGGTCATCAGGAAGAAAG GTCATGAATTCACCACTAAGGCCCAGAAGACCTTTGAAAGGTTGAGTTTCCGTAAGGCCAGTTCTGGTGTGTACCGTACCGTGGTGTTTGCAGCTGAAGGAACCACTCTGACCGACGTCCATCGTTTCTGTCAGGACGAGTGTACCCAGAACACCTGCTGTGACGGCTTCATCCTCAACCAGAACGTTCTCAGCGGAG gTACCATTATGTGTGGTCTGCTGAGCTACCCAGACATGTTGCTATGCAGTGAGGCAGACTGGGATGTGTCTGGCCTGGCCAAGGCGAACAGGATCTGTGGGGCTGGAGTCACCTACAATAAACTGCAGAAACAGTTCATCTTTAACTTTGGAGGACAAGACTTCAACATCA CTGATACAGCTCTGCCAACATCAAGCAAGAACAAAACTGACTACCAGGCCACCATTATTGGGTTCCAAGGCATTTACCTCTGGAAAG AGTCTGACATGACCACTCGTCCCAAGACCTCCCCAGCCTGTAGCAGTGTCCTCCCACAACAAGCCCCCAGAGTTGTTCTGTCGG ATGCAGTGAAGGAGACGTTTGTGACCCTGGACAGCAGTGCTGTTGTTGTGGACTCTGAACAGGGACATCCCCAGCCTGCACTACTGGATCTTTAA